The following nucleotide sequence is from Aneurinibacillus soli.
TCGCCCGTATTCTGGAACTGGCTAAGGAATATGCGAATGGACGCCTGGTAACAGCGGCTGCTGTCTATACGACAGATCGTGATGAGGCGACGGTTTTTAAGGGACAGATCGAGCAGGAGCTCCATGTAGCAGACGAGGCGGTACTCGCTCAGCTTGGGCCGGTTATCGGCACATACGGTGGTCCGGGTCTGTTAGCGCTTGCGCTATACCCGGAGACTTCGCAATCATAAACGTAGTACATGTGTAAGGGACGGGACTACACGCCTTGGTGGCGCGGTATCCTGTCCTTCTTCCGTTTGGTGGCACAATATTTGCGCGAAACTGTACAGGGAGGATGAGCGGGGAAACCGACAGGACGCGCCCTGAATGAAAGTCGGATATCCCGCTGGATCAAAAATGTGAGCAATCAAATCATGATGCAGCCTGTAACAGCTGTCAAAGGAATCGGAGCGGAACGAGCGCTCGAACTTGCGACGCTACAGATTGAGACGGTACAAGATTTGCTGGAGTATTTTCCGTACCGCTATGAAGATTACCGAGTACGTGATGTAAGCGAAGTAGAGGATGGGGAGAAAATTACGATTACCGGCACTGTGTATGGGGAGCCTGTCGTTCGCTTCTATGGGGCTAAGAAATCACGCATCACGGTTAAAGTTGTGGTTGATAACGTTGTCGTTACGGCGATCTGGTTTAATCGTGGATTTTTAAAAAGCCAGCTGCGTGCCGGGCGCGAAATCATGCTGTCTGGCAAGTTTGAACGTGCCCGCCTGCAGATCATGGTGAGCGAACAGCATTTTCTCGATACGGAGCGGGCGGGCGTGCAGGAAGGTACGATTCAGCCCGTATACTCGACAACGGGTGGCATTCAGGTCAAGCAGATTCGCCGCTTTATCACATCGGCACTTGCGCAGTTCGAAGGTGCAATTGACGAGATTCTACCGGATGATCTCATTCGTAAGTATAAACTTGCCTCCCGTAGCGACGCGATTCGTAACATTCATTTTCCAGAAAGTGTGCAGGCGGGCAAGCAGGGGCGACGCCGACTTGCGTTTGAAGAGCTGTTGCTGTTTCAGCTGCGATTACAGGCGTATCATGCGGTCAACCGACAATCGCGTGATGGAGTGGCACAGCACATTCCACTTGAAAAGGTACGCGAGTTTATTCACGGCCTGTCGTTTCCGCTAACGAATGCGCAGAAGCGGGTCGTGAAAGAGATTCTGGATGACATGCAGGCATCTTATAGTATGAACCGACTACTGCAAGGCGACGTTGGTTCTGGAAAAACCGTAGTCGCTGCGATCGCGCTTCTGGCTACGGTGGAGGCAGGGTATCAAGGAGCACTCATGGTGCCGACCGAAATTCTTGCTGAACAGCATTATGAGACATTGTCCGAGCTTTTGACACCGCATGGGATTGAAGTGGCACTGTTATCTGGAAGTGCTACCGTGCGAAAGCGGCGCGACATTCTGAGTGGGTTGCAGTCGGGCTTGATCCAGATCGTGATTGGTACGCACGCGCTTATTCAGGAAGACGTGTATTTTGCGCGGCTTGGGCTTGTCATTACTGATGAGCAGCATCGGTTCGGTGTGGAGCAGCGCCGTATCTTGCGGGAGAAGGGGTTGAATCCGGATGTGCTGTTTATGACAGCGACGCCAATTCCACGTACACTGGCCATTACGGCGTTCGGAGATATGGATGTATCGACCATTGATGAGCTGCCGGCAGGACGCAAGCCGATTGAGACGTACTGGGTACGCCATGATATGCTTGATCGCATTCTTGCGTTTGTGCGTAAGGAGCTAGATCGGGGGCGGCAGGCGTATGCGATCTCGCCGCTTATTGAAGAATCTGAGAAGCTTGATTTGCAGAATGCGATTGATGTACATGCGCAGTTAAGCCAGCATTTTGCGGGCACGTACCGCGTTGGCCTCATGCATGGGCGGCTTGTGCCACGGGAGAAAGAGGAAGTCATGCAGCAGTTTAGCCGCAATGAGGTGCAGGTGCTTGTCTCGACGACAGTTGTGGAGGTTGGTGTTAATGTGCCGAATGCGTCGGTGATGGTTATTTATGACGCCGAGCGGTTCGGGCTGGCTCAGCTTCATCAGCTTCGTGGGCGTGTAGGCCGGGGGGCTGAGCAGTCGTATTGCATCCTGATTGCAGACCCGAAGTCTGAGACCGGCAAAGAGCGGATGCGGATTATGACCGAGACGAATGATGGATTTGAAGTGGCGCAGCGTGATCTGGAACTGCGTGGGCCGGGAGATTTCTTCGGGACGAAGCAGAGTGGGTTGCCGGAGTTCAAAGTAGCGGATGTCGTACAGGATTATCGAATGCTTGAGGTGGCACGTCAGGAGGCGGCCGATATGGTGCGGGGGGAAGCGTTCTGGAGCAGCCCGCAGTATCGAGCACTGCGGGCGTACTTGAAGCAGGATGAGTACTTTCTTACGAAAATAAAAGATTAATCATCTTCGCTTTCTTTCAGTGGCTTCTTCTGCCCGAAAAGCCCGGTGTGACGATCCTCCAGGAAGTGGCCGATGCTGATAATGCCATACATAACAAGCATGGCATACGTGGTCATTAAATAGTAGCCAGCTCCGATGCTAATGCCAATTGCACCGGCAAAAAACACCATGGAGGCAGAAGTGAGGCCTTTGACAGAACCACTCTTTTGAATGATCAGTCCTGCGCCGAGAAAGCCTAACCCGCTCACGATTTGGGCGGCTAAGCGCAGTGGGTCCATCATCGTGCGGCCAGGAATGGAGTAACGATCCACTGTATGGATGGACACTAGGGTAAGAAGGGTCGCAGCGACTGTTACAAATGTATAGGTTTTAATGCCAGCCGGTTTAGAATGAACGGTGCGCTCAAGACCAATAGCGAACCCGAACAGGGCGCCCATTGACAGGCGGATATACATCTCTAGATCTTCATAATGTGAAATTGAATGCCAGATGGATAGCCAGAAATCTTTCATAAGTTAGGTCACCTCTCTATATGCGTGCTATTGATTTTACCATATTCGACGCGAATCAAGAGATGCCAGAAAAATAAAAAAAACCGCCCGGTTATAGGCCGGGCGGGCATGCTAAACGCAACGCGTTCAGCTTGCATAATGGGAGAGGAGAAACCGGAGGAAGAGCTTATGGGGAAACGTAAGTCTTCTCCGCGGTTGTCGGCAGTACGGGCATACCGTACCGCTACTAGTATTGTGGACGCAAATGGTGCATCTTATACATGAAAGCGTAGAAAAATATCAAGCATTTACCATAATTTTTGTTTGTGTTATACTAACGGCGTTTACATACAGTACGGAGGGGAATCATGCGAGTAGTTTCCGGTTCGAAGAAGGGACATCCACTGCAGGCTGTACCGGGCAGAGGAACACGCCCGACAGTTGATAAAGTAAAAGAATCGATCTTTAATATGATTGGGCCTTATTTTGATGAGGGGCTTGCGCTTGATTTGTATGCGGGCACGGGCGGCCTTGGAATTGAAGCGCTCAGCCGGGGTGTGGAGAACTGTATTTTTGTGGACGCGAATCGCAAGGCTGTAAGCGTTGTCTACAAAAACCTCGATGCTACCGGACTACGTGATCAGGCAGAAGTGTATTGTAATGATGCGAATCGGGCGTTGAACGCGCTGGCTAAACGAGACCTTGTTTTTGACCTTGTGTTTCTCGATCCGCCTTATGCCGAGCAGAAGATCGAGAGTCAGCTTGCGATTATGAATGATCATGGCCTTCTAGCACCAGGTGCATTTGTTGTAGCTGAACATGACGCCAAAGATAAACTAGGTGAGCAGATCGGCAGTCTTATGAAGATACGGGAGACTGCATACGGACAGACAGTTATTACGATTTACCGCAAGGAAATATAGATACATAAAAGGGAGTGCAGTGGATGAGCATCGCGGTTTGTCCGGGCAGTTTTGACCCGGTTACGTATGGCCACCTTGACATTATTCAGCGGGGTGCTAAAGTTTTTGATAAAGTAATTGTTGCTGTATTAATTAATCGGAACAAGACAGACCCGGTGTTCACCGTTGAAGAACGTCTTGAACTCTTGCGGGAGGCGACGAAAGACATTCCAAATGTTGAAATCGATACGTTTAATGGGCTGTTGATCGACTATATGCATACCAGGGGGGCTAAGGCCATTATTAAAGGGTTGCGTGCTGTGTCAGACTTCGAATATGAGATGCAGATGGCTTCGATCAACCGCCTAATTGACACCAAGATTGAGACATTTTTCATGATGACCAACAATCAGTACTCGTTCTTAAGTTCAAGTATTGTAAAAGAGGTTGGAAAATATGGAGCTGATGTGAGCAGTCTTGTGCCGCCGAATGTCGAGCGTGCGCTGCGTGCTAAATTCAGCGAAGAACCCCGCTAAAGCTAGCGGGGTTCTTTTCGCATGCGAAACCAGCTATAGATTTGCCAGAGCAGTGCGGTAAGGGTGAGTGAGGCGGCGCATACTAGGAGGGAAAATGTATAATAAGATGGTTGCTTCCATAGGGACAGCTGTTCTGGCGCAAGACTGGTTGCCCAGGTCGGGACGGCAGAAGCTTGTTGTAATCGCCCGTATAAAAACGATCCTGCCGTATACGTGAAGAGAAAGGCGAGTACAGCGTGAAGGGCGCGAGCAAAGAGGAAGGGTCCATACCGCATATCGGTTTGGGCAAGCATGCTGGCGACTTGTGCATGGACAGACAGCCCACCCCAGGCAAGAACCGCACTGGCAACTGCCAGCACGAATCCAGGCGTGTAGGAAGCAAATAGATCACTTGCTTGCTTTGCACCGAGCGTGACTTCAAACAAGCCGTACACAAAAGCCTGCGCCGCTTCCCCAGGAGCACCAAACAGCCCAAGCAGTCCGCCGAGTGCCGCTGACAGCAGGGCAATGAGATTCAGCTTCATAAACAGTGTCAGAAGCACCGAGAAAAACAAAATAAATCCGCCGACCATTAGCTGAGTTTGCAGCGAACTGGCCACAGCATCCC
It contains:
- a CDS encoding MgtC/SapB family protein, translated to MKDFWLSIWHSISHYEDLEMYIRLSMGALFGFAIGLERTVHSKPAGIKTYTFVTVAATLLTLVSIHTVDRYSIPGRTMMDPLRLAAQIVSGLGFLGAGLIIQKSGSVKGLTSASMVFFAGAIGISIGAGYYLMTTYAMLVMYGIISIGHFLEDRHTGLFGQKKPLKESEDD
- the recG gene encoding ATP-dependent DNA helicase RecG, with protein sequence MMQPVTAVKGIGAERALELATLQIETVQDLLEYFPYRYEDYRVRDVSEVEDGEKITITGTVYGEPVVRFYGAKKSRITVKVVVDNVVVTAIWFNRGFLKSQLRAGREIMLSGKFERARLQIMVSEQHFLDTERAGVQEGTIQPVYSTTGGIQVKQIRRFITSALAQFEGAIDEILPDDLIRKYKLASRSDAIRNIHFPESVQAGKQGRRRLAFEELLLFQLRLQAYHAVNRQSRDGVAQHIPLEKVREFIHGLSFPLTNAQKRVVKEILDDMQASYSMNRLLQGDVGSGKTVVAAIALLATVEAGYQGALMVPTEILAEQHYETLSELLTPHGIEVALLSGSATVRKRRDILSGLQSGLIQIVIGTHALIQEDVYFARLGLVITDEQHRFGVEQRRILREKGLNPDVLFMTATPIPRTLAITAFGDMDVSTIDELPAGRKPIETYWVRHDMLDRILAFVRKELDRGRQAYAISPLIEESEKLDLQNAIDVHAQLSQHFAGTYRVGLMHGRLVPREKEEVMQQFSRNEVQVLVSTTVVEVGVNVPNASVMVIYDAERFGLAQLHQLRGRVGRGAEQSYCILIADPKSETGKERMRIMTETNDGFEVAQRDLELRGPGDFFGTKQSGLPEFKVADVVQDYRMLEVARQEAADMVRGEAFWSSPQYRALRAYLKQDEYFLTKIKD
- the coaD gene encoding pantetheine-phosphate adenylyltransferase, with product MSIAVCPGSFDPVTYGHLDIIQRGAKVFDKVIVAVLINRNKTDPVFTVEERLELLREATKDIPNVEIDTFNGLLIDYMHTRGAKAIIKGLRAVSDFEYEMQMASINRLIDTKIETFFMMTNNQYSFLSSSIVKEVGKYGADVSSLVPPNVERALRAKFSEEPR
- the rsmD gene encoding 16S rRNA (guanine(966)-N(2))-methyltransferase RsmD, with translation MRVVSGSKKGHPLQAVPGRGTRPTVDKVKESIFNMIGPYFDEGLALDLYAGTGGLGIEALSRGVENCIFVDANRKAVSVVYKNLDATGLRDQAEVYCNDANRALNALAKRDLVFDLVFLDPPYAEQKIESQLAIMNDHGLLAPGAFVVAEHDAKDKLGEQIGSLMKIRETAYGQTVITIYRKEI